TCGTCCCTTCCGTCGTGGAAGCAATGGTCGCGGCTTCCAAAGAAATGGGAACCTCAGGAGGTTTTCACGGTTACGGCCCGGAACAAGGATATTCATTTTTGCTAAAGTCCATTGCGGACAACGACTATGGAAGTTTGGGAATCAAGATCGACGAAAGCGAAATCTTTGTTTCAGACGGTTCTAAATGCGATTGTGGGAATATTCAAGAAATCTTTTCTACCGATGCGAAGATCGCGGTCGCGGATCCTGTTTATCCGGTCTACGTGGATACGAACGTGATGGCGGGAAGAACGGGTGAAATCGGATCCGATGGAAGATATTCCAATTTGATTTATATGCCCGCGACGAAGGAAAACGGTTTTCAGCCGGAGATTCCGAAAGAGAAAGCGGATATCATCTATCTTTGTTATCCGAACAACCCGACCGGAACCGTGACTACGAAAGAAGCTCTGAAAGCTTGGGTAGAATACGCGAAGAAAAACAATTCTATCATCTTGTATGATTCGGCTTACGAAGCCTTTATCGGCGAACCCGGCGTGCCTCGTTCCATCTACGAAGTGGAAGGTGCGAAGGAAGTTGCGATCGAGTTTCGTTCCTTTTCTAAAACTGCGGGTTTTACGGGACTTCGCTGTGCTTATATCGTGATTCCTAAAGAACTCAAAGGAAGAACAAAGTCCGGAGAAGAAGTTAGCATCAATTCTCTTTGGAGCAGAAGACATACTACTAAGTTCAACGGAGTTTCTTACGTTACTCAGAAGGGCGCGGAAGCTTGTTATTCTCCTCAAGGAAAAAAAGAAATTCAAGAATCCATCGCATACTATATGTCTAACGCGGCGAAGATCCGAGAAGGTTTGAAAAAAGCTGGATACGAAGTTTTCGGGGGCGTCAACGCTCCTTATATCTGGCTAAAGACCGCTGACAATCTTTCTTCTTGGGATTTCTTTGATCGTCTTTTAGACAAGGCTCAGGTGGTCGGAACTCCGGGCTCGGGTTTTGGTCCGGCTGGAGAAGGTTATTTCCGTCTTAGCGCCTTTGGAAAAAAAGAGGACGTAGAAGAAGCGATCGCAAGAATCTCCGCTCTCTAATCTCTAAATAAAATATTTTTTAACTTTAACGACCAACCCGGTTCCAACGAGTTTACGCGTTTGGGAAGGGTTGGTTTTTTAGTTTACCAATGTCTTCCTTTTTTATCTTTTGAATCCTTTTAGATTCTCATTCAGATTTCCTCATTCTCCGGAAGAACCGCACGATTCTTTTTTGCTTTTTCCTGATAACTTAAAAGTAGGAACTCATACTTTTAGAATTTATAAA
This is a stretch of genomic DNA from Leptospira tipperaryensis. It encodes these proteins:
- a CDS encoding LL-diaminopimelate aminotransferase, yielding MANINENYLKLKAGYLFPEISKRVKAYSEKNPSAKIIRLGIGDVTLPIVPSVVEAMVAASKEMGTSGGFHGYGPEQGYSFLLKSIADNDYGSLGIKIDESEIFVSDGSKCDCGNIQEIFSTDAKIAVADPVYPVYVDTNVMAGRTGEIGSDGRYSNLIYMPATKENGFQPEIPKEKADIIYLCYPNNPTGTVTTKEALKAWVEYAKKNNSIILYDSAYEAFIGEPGVPRSIYEVEGAKEVAIEFRSFSKTAGFTGLRCAYIVIPKELKGRTKSGEEVSINSLWSRRHTTKFNGVSYVTQKGAEACYSPQGKKEIQESIAYYMSNAAKIREGLKKAGYEVFGGVNAPYIWLKTADNLSSWDFFDRLLDKAQVVGTPGSGFGPAGEGYFRLSAFGKKEDVEEAIARISAL